One genomic region from Methanonatronarchaeum thermophilum encodes:
- the ftsZ gene encoding cell division protein FtsZ has product MKSVVEEALERTEDEEENSINNKDVTRPIKPPEKQEQDEELQRVIKEIGTTIRVVGCGGGGSNTVNRMMEAGIKGAEMIALNTDAQHLVTTEAHRKILIGKSRTKGLGAGSLPKIGKEAAEENIREIEQILEGSDMVFVTCGLGGGTGTGSAPVVAQVAKELGALTIAVVTLPFEVEGRIRMENAEGGLQRLRNVADTVIVIPNDKLTETVPRLPLQKAFKVADEVLMRAVKGITELITKPGLVNLDFADVRTIMEGGGVAMIGVGQAEGEERAHEAVKKSLQSPLLDVDISGAEAALINVTGGPDISVSESESVVKEVHDRISKESRIIWGAQIEENLEDTVRVMLVVTGVKSSQILGKTKEAEKEEIEKHGIDFVG; this is encoded by the coding sequence ATGAAATCCGTAGTTGAAGAAGCTTTAGAAAGAACAGAAGATGAAGAAGAGAATTCAATAAACAACAAAGACGTAACGAGACCTATAAAACCTCCAGAGAAACAAGAACAAGACGAAGAGCTGCAGAGAGTAATAAAAGAAATCGGTACAACCATAAGAGTAGTTGGTTGTGGAGGAGGTGGATCGAACACCGTAAACCGAATGATGGAAGCCGGAATCAAAGGAGCCGAAATGATAGCATTGAACACAGATGCACAACACCTCGTCACAACAGAAGCTCACCGAAAAATACTCATAGGAAAAAGCAGAACAAAAGGCCTCGGAGCAGGTAGCCTCCCTAAAATAGGTAAAGAAGCCGCTGAAGAGAACATAAGAGAAATCGAGCAGATATTAGAAGGCTCCGACATGGTTTTCGTAACCTGTGGATTAGGTGGAGGTACCGGAACAGGCTCCGCACCAGTAGTAGCCCAAGTAGCCAAAGAACTTGGAGCATTAACAATAGCAGTCGTAACACTACCGTTCGAAGTAGAAGGCAGAATAAGAATGGAGAACGCAGAAGGAGGTCTCCAAAGACTAAGAAACGTAGCAGACACAGTGATCGTCATACCAAACGACAAACTAACAGAGACAGTACCAAGACTACCACTGCAAAAAGCATTCAAAGTTGCAGACGAAGTATTAATGAGAGCTGTAAAAGGAATAACCGAATTAATAACAAAACCAGGACTCGTAAACCTCGATTTCGCAGACGTAAGAACAATAATGGAAGGCGGTGGAGTCGCAATGATAGGGGTAGGCCAAGCAGAAGGAGAAGAAAGAGCCCACGAAGCAGTTAAAAAAAGCCTACAAAGCCCATTACTCGACGTCGACATCAGCGGTGCAGAAGCAGCATTAATAAACGTCACAGGCGGTCCAGACATAAGCGTTTCAGAATCAGAAAGCGTAGTAAAAGAAGTACACGATAGAATAAGCAAAGAAAGCCGGATCATATGGGGCGCCCAAATCGAAGAAAACCTTGAAGATACTGTAAGAGTGATGTTAGTCGTAACAGGAGTAAAATCATCCCAAATATTAGGAAAAACAAAAGAAGCAGAAAAGGAGGAAATCGAAAAACATGGAATCGATTTCGTCGGATGA
- a CDS encoding creatininase family protein, translated as METQRKVKIEEMTTQEIEKAIKNGIETALIMVGSTEQHGPHLPTSTDALIGEILGEKIAQKTNALMAPTIQVGCSDHHMDFKGTITIKPQTLMNLITDYCTSLSKQGFKNIAIISTHGGNCAPVTTIAPEISKKLDKTKIIPLSSFEKHIQIWTEATKNHGIKPGEINHAGAAETSILLAEYPELIDKQKIKKGYTGEINSSSIFTQGLKSYTKTGVLGNPEKATKKIGKKIIKDSVEYFSKEIKKQT; from the coding sequence ATGGAAACACAAAGAAAAGTCAAAATCGAAGAAATGACAACACAAGAAATCGAAAAAGCAATAAAAAACGGCATAGAAACAGCCCTAATCATGGTAGGCTCCACAGAACAACACGGACCACACCTACCAACATCAACAGACGCATTAATTGGGGAAATACTAGGAGAAAAAATAGCACAAAAAACAAACGCACTAATGGCCCCAACAATCCAAGTCGGCTGCAGCGACCACCACATGGACTTCAAAGGAACAATAACAATCAAACCACAAACCCTAATGAACCTGATCACCGACTACTGCACATCACTATCAAAACAAGGCTTCAAAAACATAGCAATAATATCAACCCACGGAGGAAACTGCGCCCCAGTAACAACAATAGCCCCAGAAATATCAAAAAAACTAGACAAAACCAAAATAATACCACTATCAAGCTTCGAAAAACACATCCAAATATGGACAGAAGCAACAAAAAACCACGGAATAAAACCAGGAGAAATAAACCACGCAGGCGCAGCAGAAACCTCAATACTACTAGCAGAATACCCAGAACTAATAGACAAACAAAAAATAAAAAAAGGATACACAGGAGAAATAAACTCATCATCCATATTCACCCAAGGACTCAAATCATACACAAAAACAGGAGTACTCGGCAACCCCGAAAAAGCAACCAAAAAAATAGGAAAAAAAATCATCAAAGACAGCGTCGAATACTTCTCAAAAGAAATAAAAAAACAAACATAA
- a CDS encoding universal stress protein, with protein MTEKKILLATDGSKPALMATKKAIEEAKAINAEVHALTIEEKAPMTLLEKKQENIAEEKYLEIKSRGSEVAKKYGEQQGVKVVEKKFESGPVVAAIIEYAKEIDPELIVVGNSGRSGWEKVRLGSVAEGIVKKASHPVLVTRVKNDDYLKDILEIARQMPLPRIEELEEIKDIDLEELEIKKQLGLAFGTLLAFLIPFFGLASMVSWAPDLAAREIIGYSLNTALFWILLIFPLGWVTAILFNQYAKRYDRAKES; from the coding sequence ATGACTGAAAAAAAGATATTACTGGCAACCGATGGCTCAAAACCTGCCTTAATGGCGACTAAGAAAGCCATAGAGGAAGCAAAAGCCATCAATGCCGAAGTACACGCACTAACAATAGAAGAAAAGGCCCCCATGACCCTCCTAGAAAAGAAACAAGAAAACATAGCAGAAGAAAAATACCTCGAAATAAAATCAAGGGGAAGCGAGGTAGCTAAGAAATATGGAGAACAACAGGGAGTCAAAGTCGTTGAAAAAAAATTCGAAAGCGGACCAGTAGTCGCCGCGATAATCGAGTACGCCAAAGAAATCGACCCTGAACTCATAGTAGTAGGAAACTCAGGTAGAAGCGGCTGGGAAAAAGTAAGACTAGGAAGCGTGGCAGAAGGAATCGTTAAAAAAGCAAGCCACCCAGTACTTGTAACACGGGTAAAAAACGACGACTACCTAAAAGACATACTAGAAATAGCCCGCCAAATGCCACTACCACGAATCGAAGAACTCGAAGAGATAAAAGACATAGATCTCGAAGAACTTGAAATCAAAAAACAACTCGGGCTCGCGTTCGGAACACTACTCGCATTTCTAATACCATTTTTCGGACTCGCATCAATGGTTTCATGGGCTCCCGATCTCGCAGCAAGAGAAATAATAGGATACAGTTTAAACACCGCTCTTTTCTGGATACTACTTATCTTCCCACTAGGATGGGTCACTGCAATACTCTTCAACCAATATGCAAAACGATACGACAGAGCCAAGGAGAGCTAA
- a CDS encoding protein translocase SEC61 complex subunit gamma, whose translation MARRSGKGKDKDMDEAIQGLKNKLSEYIRVLKLARKPDKEEFWQVSKIVAIGILLVGSLGFITYLAMDDLPQYFAKQNYAEIQAEFLTGFEPDEANQTLQLQITNQDSTHSTGELNLKVEPINCELVGNETQTIPSLEPGESQVIEIELTDIGPQPNVNAYIWGDEIWQHNTEGTALERNPYEHGPR comes from the coding sequence TTGGCAAGACGTAGCGGTAAAGGCAAGGATAAAGACATGGATGAGGCCATACAAGGCCTCAAAAACAAACTATCAGAATACATACGAGTACTAAAACTAGCTAGAAAACCAGACAAAGAAGAGTTCTGGCAAGTAAGCAAAATAGTAGCTATAGGAATACTACTAGTAGGAAGCCTAGGCTTCATAACATACCTAGCTATGGATGACCTCCCACAATACTTCGCAAAACAAAACTACGCTGAAATACAAGCCGAATTCCTAACAGGCTTCGAACCAGATGAAGCAAACCAAACACTACAACTCCAAATAACAAACCAAGATAGTACACACTCAACCGGAGAACTAAACCTAAAAGTAGAACCAATAAACTGCGAATTAGTAGGAAACGAAACACAAACAATACCCTCCCTAGAACCAGGTGAAAGCCAAGTAATAGAGATAGAACTAACAGACATAGGACCACAACCAAACGTTAACGCATACATATGGGGTGACGAGATCTGGCAACACAACACTGAAGGAACAGCATTAGAGAGAAACCCATACGAACACGGACCACGATAA
- a CDS encoding cobyrinate a,c-diamide synthase, whose protein sequence is MNPRILIAGTKSGVGKTTITIGLMGALKQKGYDVQPFKVGPDYIDPGFHTKVTGNRSRNLDSYLLNEQVIKESFHNASKNSDISVIEGVMGLYDGKHAKKESGESGKGSSAEIAKILNTPIILVLDAGKMAQSAGAMIHGYSTYEQDINIAGVILNNINSERHYQMIKNSVNQEIKFLGYLPWNENLELPERHLGLVPTYESENLDKYLKNLSNFISKHINLNQLIEISNQTQKIEPQKWTVFKQNKDKKTKIAVAFDKAFNFYYYDNLDILKTMGAEIIEFSPIKDKKLPKADALYIGGGFPETFLPELEQNKTMKKSIKKFHKNGKPIYAECGGLAYLSKQITDFDKTKYKMVGLVPGTVEMTETLQAMGYVEAKSTTNNILMDKNTSTKGHEFHYSKITGIEKKDTTYKLYGGKGEDGRHEGYTNKNLLASYVHLHFGTNPQIPKKLLKTAIKTQKTN, encoded by the coding sequence TTGAACCCAAGAATATTGATAGCAGGAACAAAAAGCGGTGTTGGCAAAACAACAATCACCATCGGCCTGATGGGAGCATTAAAACAAAAAGGATACGACGTACAGCCATTCAAAGTAGGTCCAGACTACATAGACCCTGGATTCCACACAAAAGTAACCGGAAACCGCTCCAGAAACCTAGACAGCTACCTACTAAACGAACAAGTAATCAAAGAAAGTTTCCACAATGCATCAAAAAACTCAGACATCTCAGTTATAGAAGGCGTCATGGGTTTATACGACGGCAAACACGCAAAAAAAGAATCCGGCGAATCAGGTAAAGGAAGTTCAGCAGAAATAGCTAAAATACTAAACACACCAATCATCTTAGTTCTAGACGCAGGTAAGATGGCGCAGAGTGCAGGAGCAATGATACATGGATACAGCACTTACGAACAAGATATCAATATAGCTGGAGTCATATTGAACAACATCAACAGCGAAAGACACTACCAAATGATAAAAAACTCAGTAAACCAAGAAATAAAATTCCTTGGATACCTACCTTGGAACGAAAACCTAGAACTACCTGAAAGACACCTAGGGTTAGTACCAACATACGAAAGCGAAAACCTAGATAAATACTTAAAAAACCTATCAAACTTCATATCAAAACACATAAACCTAAACCAACTAATAGAGATCTCCAACCAAACCCAAAAAATAGAACCCCAAAAATGGACCGTCTTCAAACAAAATAAAGACAAAAAAACTAAAATCGCAGTCGCATTCGACAAAGCATTCAATTTCTACTACTACGACAACCTAGATATACTGAAAACCATGGGTGCAGAAATAATCGAATTCAGCCCTATAAAAGACAAAAAACTACCCAAAGCTGACGCACTATACATAGGTGGAGGTTTCCCCGAAACATTCCTCCCCGAACTCGAACAAAACAAAACCATGAAAAAATCCATTAAAAAATTCCATAAAAACGGAAAACCAATCTACGCCGAATGCGGAGGACTAGCATACCTATCAAAACAGATAACAGACTTCGATAAAACAAAATACAAAATGGTAGGCCTCGTACCCGGAACAGTAGAGATGACCGAAACACTACAAGCAATGGGATACGTCGAAGCAAAATCAACCACAAACAACATACTAATGGACAAAAACACATCTACCAAAGGCCATGAATTCCACTACTCAAAAATAACAGGCATAGAAAAAAAAGACACCACATACAAACTATATGGAGGAAAAGGCGAAGACGGTAGACACGAAGGATACACAAATAAAAACCTACTAGCCAGCTATGTACACCTACATTTCGGTACAAACCCACAGATACCGAAAAAACTACTCAAAACAGCAATAAAAACACAGAAAACAAATTAA
- the acs gene encoding acetate--CoA ligase, which yields MENWDETRIKMGKNAARHSEDYGKQWVKEDPEQEGIYWPTEEMKKKAHINNPEIYNEARENPHKFWAEQAKKEYSWFEEWDETFEWEPPFFNWFLGSKTNLAYNCLDRHLEDKRNKAAIIWEPEPLEEEKRILTYQELYNMTNKFANALKDLGIEENEPVTFWMPMVPETAVAALACQRIGAWHSIVFTAFSPNAVKQRMEDAGSKTLITIDGFYRRGKVIELKSQIGEVLDEVDAENCIVVNRANTEPPMKEGRDVYFDEVVEEADNYCKPVEKEAEDTGFLLYTSGTTGKPKGIKHSCGAYGAQAAITMKWIFDLHENDVFFTSADIGWITGHSYALYGPLSLGATEIWYEGSPDYPDPDRLWKIIEENGVTQFYTAPTAIRALRQKGDEWVEKHDLGSLRLLGSVGEPIDHDTWMWFFEKVGGGRCPIVDTYWQTETGGILLTSLPGIGPFVPGVAGPAMPGIGYDILDATGEPVEPGESGEIVIKGPNFGPGMLRGVYKNPDRYENTYFSEYGDETYFSGDGGVKREMEIGGQQLLEITGRIDDVLEVAGHRLGSAEIEDAVDRIDEIVEAAVVGEPHEVKGEVPAVFAILQDGVEPSEELEKQIVKVVREEVGPVATPHVAYFVSDLPKTESGKIIRRFLKGLVRNTELGDMTTASNPECLVEIAEKTEYDGPQEIPGYNA from the coding sequence ATGGAAAATTGGGACGAAACCCGAATTAAAATGGGTAAAAACGCAGCAAGACACTCTGAAGATTACGGAAAACAATGGGTAAAAGAAGACCCAGAACAAGAAGGAATATACTGGCCAACCGAAGAGATGAAGAAGAAAGCACACATAAACAACCCCGAAATATACAATGAAGCACGTGAAAACCCACATAAGTTCTGGGCGGAACAAGCAAAAAAAGAATACAGTTGGTTCGAAGAATGGGACGAAACATTCGAATGGGAACCCCCCTTCTTTAATTGGTTCTTAGGAAGCAAAACAAACCTCGCATACAACTGCTTAGACAGACATCTAGAAGACAAAAGAAACAAAGCAGCAATCATATGGGAACCTGAACCACTCGAAGAAGAGAAACGAATACTCACATACCAAGAACTCTACAACATGACAAACAAATTCGCAAACGCACTCAAAGACCTTGGAATAGAAGAAAACGAGCCAGTAACCTTCTGGATGCCCATGGTGCCAGAAACAGCAGTAGCAGCACTAGCATGCCAGAGGATCGGAGCATGGCACTCAATCGTATTCACAGCATTCAGCCCAAACGCAGTTAAACAAAGAATGGAAGACGCAGGATCAAAAACACTCATAACAATAGACGGGTTCTACAGAAGAGGCAAAGTAATCGAACTCAAAAGCCAGATAGGTGAAGTCCTAGATGAAGTAGATGCAGAAAACTGCATAGTCGTCAACAGAGCAAACACAGAACCACCAATGAAAGAAGGAAGAGACGTATACTTCGACGAAGTCGTAGAAGAAGCAGACAACTACTGCAAACCAGTAGAAAAAGAAGCCGAAGACACAGGATTCCTACTATACACCTCAGGAACAACCGGAAAACCAAAAGGAATTAAACACAGCTGTGGAGCATACGGAGCACAAGCCGCAATAACAATGAAATGGATATTCGACCTCCATGAAAACGACGTATTCTTCACAAGCGCAGACATAGGTTGGATAACAGGTCATAGCTACGCCCTATACGGACCACTCTCACTCGGAGCAACAGAGATCTGGTACGAAGGATCCCCAGACTACCCAGACCCCGACAGACTATGGAAAATAATCGAAGAAAACGGGGTAACCCAATTCTACACAGCACCAACAGCAATCAGAGCATTAAGACAAAAAGGAGACGAATGGGTAGAAAAACACGACCTAGGTTCACTAAGACTCCTAGGATCCGTTGGAGAACCAATAGACCACGACACATGGATGTGGTTCTTCGAAAAAGTCGGTGGAGGAAGATGCCCAATCGTAGACACATACTGGCAAACCGAAACTGGAGGAATACTACTAACATCACTACCAGGAATCGGGCCATTCGTACCAGGAGTAGCAGGACCAGCAATGCCCGGAATCGGATACGACATACTAGACGCAACAGGAGAGCCAGTAGAGCCAGGCGAAAGCGGAGAAATAGTAATAAAAGGACCAAACTTCGGTCCAGGAATGCTGAGAGGCGTATACAAAAACCCAGACAGATACGAAAACACATACTTCAGTGAATACGGAGACGAAACATACTTCAGCGGAGACGGCGGAGTAAAACGAGAAATGGAAATAGGCGGACAACAACTACTAGAGATCACAGGCCGAATAGACGACGTCCTAGAAGTAGCTGGACACAGACTCGGTTCAGCAGAAATAGAAGACGCAGTAGACCGAATAGACGAAATAGTAGAAGCCGCAGTCGTAGGAGAACCACACGAAGTCAAAGGAGAAGTCCCCGCAGTATTCGCAATCCTACAAGACGGTGTAGAACCATCCGAAGAACTAGAAAAACAGATAGTCAAAGTAGTTCGAGAAGAAGTAGGTCCAGTCGCAACACCACACGTAGCATACTTCGTATCAGACCTACCAAAGACAGAAAGCGGGAAAATAATAAGAAGATTCCTAAAAGGACTCGTCAGAAACACAGAACTGGGAGACATGACAACAGCAAGCAACCCAGAATGCCTCGTAGAAATCGCAGAAAAAACAGAATACGACGGCCCACAAGAAATACCAGGATACAACGCATAA
- a CDS encoding sodium/solute symporter produces the protein MNVIALSIVLVLVSITIGIAWYSRRWTRTTSEFYVAGQKISWVQNALALTGDYLSAASFLGVTGAIAILGIDRTWDAIGYFGGYIVLLALLAVPLRKVGKFTASEILTTRFRASKTVRTSAMLGSTIISSFYIVPQLVGAGALMQILLGWDYVFSVLIIGTIVIIYVVMGGMRATTYNAVIQAIVLWFAMLLILLLTVILFFDYNPMNIIDSVSGLVPPEVAAGMISDGAVVEGNYQEVINEVSDKLTGGADTALTPGAFAPDWMNLFALATGLVFGTAGLPHVLKRYYTVDKPKDARTSTIGVLFAIGSFYVMAIFAGLAAMVLLYPDLIGFFQAGEESVAQNMAIPLLGELVGGDVLLGLAIGGAFCAILSTVAGLLMTIGTTLTHDYYMELINPDASEKKEVFVAKLSIVATGIIAVLVALALGDQNVSFLVTLAFGIAASVFFPVLFMSVWWKGYTRQGAIATMATGLIIAVLFVVAHLVGMTSVLGLPVLVNPALYSLPSAIIAGIVVSLFTNDVGEVDKFMALAHRKEE, from the coding sequence ATGAATGTAATCGCATTATCAATCGTTTTAGTACTCGTCAGCATTACAATAGGAATAGCTTGGTACAGCAGACGTTGGACCAGAACAACATCAGAGTTCTACGTAGCAGGGCAAAAAATATCATGGGTGCAAAACGCACTCGCCCTAACCGGAGACTACCTAAGCGCAGCCAGCTTCCTCGGAGTAACCGGAGCTATAGCAATATTAGGAATAGACCGAACATGGGATGCAATCGGATACTTCGGAGGATACATAGTCCTACTAGCTCTCCTAGCAGTACCGCTACGTAAAGTAGGGAAGTTCACAGCATCAGAAATATTAACAACAAGGTTCCGAGCAAGTAAAACAGTAAGAACAAGCGCAATGCTAGGCAGCACAATAATATCATCATTCTACATAGTGCCACAGCTCGTTGGAGCAGGAGCTTTGATGCAGATATTATTAGGATGGGACTACGTTTTCTCAGTTCTCATCATCGGAACCATAGTTATAATATACGTCGTAATGGGTGGAATGCGAGCAACCACCTACAACGCTGTTATACAAGCCATAGTACTATGGTTCGCAATGCTACTCATACTCCTACTAACAGTGATACTCTTCTTCGACTACAACCCAATGAACATAATAGACTCAGTAAGCGGTTTAGTGCCACCCGAAGTAGCAGCTGGAATGATATCAGATGGAGCCGTGGTTGAAGGAAACTACCAAGAGGTAATAAATGAAGTTTCCGACAAACTAACCGGAGGTGCTGACACAGCACTAACACCAGGTGCTTTCGCACCCGACTGGATGAATCTGTTCGCACTAGCCACAGGACTTGTCTTCGGTACAGCTGGACTACCACACGTCCTCAAAAGATACTACACCGTTGACAAACCAAAAGACGCAAGAACAAGCACAATAGGAGTTCTGTTCGCAATAGGATCATTCTACGTAATGGCAATATTCGCAGGACTTGCAGCAATGGTATTGCTCTACCCAGACCTAATAGGGTTCTTCCAAGCAGGAGAAGAATCGGTCGCCCAAAACATGGCTATACCACTATTAGGAGAGTTAGTTGGTGGAGACGTACTACTAGGTCTCGCGATAGGTGGAGCTTTCTGTGCTATACTCAGTACAGTTGCAGGCCTACTCATGACAATAGGAACAACACTCACACACGACTACTACATGGAACTAATAAACCCAGATGCAAGTGAAAAGAAGGAAGTCTTCGTAGCCAAACTCTCAATAGTCGCAACCGGAATAATAGCCGTTTTAGTAGCTCTCGCCCTCGGAGATCAAAACGTCAGCTTCCTTGTAACACTCGCATTCGGAATAGCAGCAAGCGTATTCTTCCCAGTCCTATTCATGTCGGTCTGGTGGAAAGGATACACACGGCAAGGTGCAATCGCAACAATGGCCACCGGACTGATAATAGCTGTACTATTCGTAGTAGCACACCTAGTAGGAATGACAAGCGTGTTAGGACTTCCAGTGTTAGTCAACCCAGCGTTATACAGCTTGCCTTCAGCAATAATAGCCGGTATAGTTGTCAGCCTATTCACAAATGACGTAGGAGAAGTCGATAAGTTCATGGCGCTCGCCCATAGAAAAGAAGAATAA
- a CDS encoding gamma carbonic anhydrase family protein → MDIDKTAYISETAYVNGDITIGRNSSVWPNATIRADSPIKIGRSTNIQDNVVLHSMGSERTEIGDRVSIGHSAVVHGCEIKDECLIGMGAVILNDAVVNKNCIIGAQALVLENQEIPPNSLVVGVPGKIVRELKEKDIKRIKQKASEYEELAQKYKNKE, encoded by the coding sequence ATGGATATAGACAAAACTGCATATATCTCAGAAACAGCCTACGTAAACGGAGATATAACCATAGGCCGTAACTCAAGCGTCTGGCCCAACGCTACAATCAGAGCCGATTCACCCATCAAGATCGGAAGATCAACCAACATACAAGACAATGTAGTATTACACTCAATGGGCAGCGAACGCACAGAGATAGGAGATCGAGTTTCAATAGGACATTCAGCAGTCGTACACGGATGTGAAATAAAAGACGAATGCCTAATTGGAATGGGAGCAGTTATACTAAACGACGCAGTAGTAAACAAAAACTGCATAATAGGTGCACAAGCACTAGTTCTAGAAAACCAAGAAATACCTCCAAACTCACTGGTTGTAGGAGTCCCTGGAAAAATTGTACGAGAACTTAAAGAAAAAGACATAAAAAGAATAAAACAAAAAGCAAGTGAATACGAAGAACTCGCACAGAAATATAAAAACAAGGAATAA
- the metG gene encoding methionine--tRNA ligase, translating to MRKILVTTAWPYGNGPIHLGHFAGMVLPADIFARYHRMKGNKVAMVSGTDMHGTPISLKAEEEGMTPKELSEKYHKIIKKSLRDMGASYELYTKTTTENHYETTQDIFKTLKEKNHIYKDTMDLFYCPNCDRFLPDRYVEGVCPHCEAEDARGDQCDECGMTLDPIDLKQPYCSICNTTPIEKQSEHHFLKLSEFNEPLSKWIKEKEDEWKPNVINFTKQWLEDGLEDRPITRDMEWGVPIPNGEKGKSIYVWFDAVIGYLSATKEYTEKWREYWQDDEAETYYFIGKDNIPFHAIIWPAMLMGYSGLNLPYCVSANEFLNLEGRQFSTSRNWAVWLNDVPFDPDAIRYYLTSIMPENKDSNFTWEGFQTKNNEELVSTYGNYVHRVLTLTENKLNGEIKTNKNEVDPEVQQKINETVEEAGKKIDNREFKKALEKIISLAAYGNTYLNQKEPWKNNNPSKTLYNCLNIVKTLAITTAPFMPNSSNQLWKTLNNNTSIHQQKWSEAKKPIKDTKIHKPKPLFKKIENEEIEQQINKLGSEKMEDKQEKIPFEKFQEMDIRIVKIKKATQIEGSDKLLKIKADIGNEERQFVAGLAKTHKPQELEGKQVVAITNLEEAKIFGEKSQGMILAADENDKPILLQPENETKTGTPIK from the coding sequence GTGAGAAAGATATTAGTTACCACTGCATGGCCATACGGAAACGGACCAATACATCTAGGTCATTTCGCTGGAATGGTGTTGCCAGCAGATATTTTCGCCCGATACCATAGAATGAAAGGAAACAAAGTCGCTATGGTTTCAGGAACAGATATGCACGGCACACCAATATCATTAAAAGCAGAAGAAGAAGGAATGACCCCAAAGGAACTATCAGAGAAATACCATAAAATAATCAAAAAGTCATTACGCGACATGGGAGCTTCATACGAACTATACACAAAGACAACAACTGAAAACCACTACGAAACAACCCAAGACATATTCAAGACACTAAAAGAGAAAAACCACATCTACAAAGACACCATGGATCTTTTCTATTGCCCAAACTGCGATAGATTCCTCCCAGATAGATATGTAGAAGGAGTCTGCCCACACTGCGAAGCCGAAGACGCAAGAGGCGACCAATGCGACGAATGTGGAATGACCTTAGACCCAATAGACCTCAAACAACCATACTGTTCAATCTGCAACACAACCCCAATCGAAAAACAAAGCGAACACCACTTTCTAAAACTTTCAGAATTCAACGAACCATTATCAAAATGGATTAAAGAAAAAGAAGACGAATGGAAACCTAACGTAATAAATTTCACAAAACAATGGCTAGAAGATGGTTTAGAAGACAGGCCAATAACCAGAGACATGGAATGGGGAGTTCCAATACCCAATGGAGAAAAAGGAAAAAGCATATACGTATGGTTCGACGCAGTAATCGGATACCTATCCGCAACAAAAGAATACACAGAAAAATGGAGAGAATATTGGCAAGACGACGAAGCTGAAACATACTACTTCATTGGAAAAGACAACATACCCTTCCACGCAATCATATGGCCAGCCATGTTAATGGGATACAGCGGACTAAACCTACCCTACTGTGTATCTGCAAACGAATTCCTAAATCTAGAAGGCCGACAGTTCTCAACAAGCCGAAACTGGGCCGTATGGCTAAACGACGTCCCCTTCGACCCCGACGCAATAAGATACTACCTAACAAGCATAATGCCTGAAAACAAAGACTCAAACTTCACATGGGAAGGCTTCCAAACCAAAAACAATGAAGAATTAGTCTCAACCTACGGAAACTACGTACACAGAGTACTCACATTAACAGAAAACAAACTCAACGGAGAAATAAAAACAAATAAAAACGAAGTCGACCCCGAAGTCCAACAAAAAATCAACGAAACAGTAGAAGAAGCAGGAAAAAAAATAGACAACAGAGAGTTCAAAAAAGCACTCGAAAAAATCATATCACTAGCAGCATACGGAAACACATACCTAAACCAAAAAGAACCATGGAAAAACAACAACCCCTCCAAAACACTGTACAACTGCCTCAACATAGTAAAAACACTAGCAATAACAACAGCACCATTCATGCCAAACTCCTCAAACCAACTATGGAAAACACTCAACAACAACACCTCAATACACCAACAAAAATGGAGCGAAGCAAAAAAACCAATAAAAGACACAAAAATACACAAACCAAAACCACTATTCAAAAAAATAGAAAACGAAGAAATAGAACAACAAATAAACAAACTAGGAAGTGAAAAAATGGAAGACAAACAAGAAAAAATACCATTCGAAAAATTCCAAGAAATGGATATACGCATAGTAAAAATCAAAAAAGCAACACAAATAGAAGGATCAGACAAACTACTCAAAATCAAAGCAGACATAGGAAACGAAGAAAGACAGTTCGTAGCAGGACTAGCCAAAACACACAAACCACAAGAACTAGAAGGCAAACAAGTAGTAGCAATAACAAACCTAGAAGAAGCCAAAATATTCGGAGAAAAATCCCAAGGAATGATACTAGCAGCCGACGAAAACGACAAACCAATACTACTACAACCAGAAAACGAAACAAAAACAGGAACACCAATAAAATAA